Genomic window (Rosa chinensis cultivar Old Blush chromosome 6, RchiOBHm-V2, whole genome shotgun sequence):
ACTCAACTTTCCCTTACTGTACCAGGCACTTTCATGTAATAAGATTATAACACGGTATATGCTTGACAGTGGTAACAATTTTGGTGGAATGTGTTCTTTTGATATCTACTTTTTTTACTCCAGCATTGATGGAACAATTTGATTAAATGTGGGTTGACTGAGCAGTTTATTTTGTAGCTTCTTGTCTTTAGTTGCACCATATGAAAGGTTCCTGCAACACATAGTATTCCATAACTTTGAAGCATCCTCATATAAAtctaaacaaaaataacatgTTATAAATCCAAAAAACTcctaaaatgagaaatgagcAAGATAAGCAGTCATATGAGTCTGACTTttcaagtcttttttttttttgaaaggttcaattttttttaaaccgTCTAATATTGAAGGTTACTCATTTTTCAACCTGATGAGGCCAGCTGCAGGAGCCAAGAGGTCTTCTAAGTTCATAATCCTAACTAGAAACGATCCAAAGTCAATGTCTAATTCATTCGTTATATACATCTGTTCTGAGTTGAATGAATCCAACATTGCAGCAGGAACTATAGACATCAAATCTATTTATTCCATAAACTGTTCAAAAATTGTcccttaaaaataaataaaaaataaaaaaacgaaGAACTAGCACTCTAACAAGGTCTTAAAACAATAAGTGCCAAGTACAAACCACAGCaagaggagagaagagaagcaGAAAAGAGCCACCACGAAAGGCCACCCAACCATGTAAACACCTAGGCAGAGCACCAGTAGAAAAGGGAGGAATGACTTCAAGACAGACATGGCATCAACCCAATGCCCCTTGAGCAGTACTAAAGCCGCCACATTTATCATGTTCCAATGCATTGATCCACCGTAGCATATCCGATTCAGAAAGTTCGCTACGAAAGAGTGGCTGTTGCAAGTGAAAAGGTTGTAGGTCTTGTGCTCAATGTAGCGTGTGCTCGACTGCAAGGCATCATCCCAGGTGATTGCAGTCCCAAACTCTGCATGCTTGTAGCCATGCTTGCAAGTGTGGCTACCAAGATTTGGGGTAAAACAACACTGTTTTCAGCAATATATGCAAAAAGAACCAATTGGTTAGCAagtcaaaccctaatttctcttcCACAACAAGAAGCACAAATGTTCTGAAAAAATGCACGATTTTCCTCCATATTCAATTGatttttcattcatatttgaAAAGAAGTGGCATATCAAACAATACCTGTTTTCTATCAAGTTGAAGATATCTAGCAACAGCACCAAATGCAAAATCATCAACATTCACAAAATTGGAGCCTGCAAAATCTAAAATAACTCCATCCTCCCTGCAAATGCCAACATGTCCAATGAAAGGTGCCAACCAAGAGACGACAGGAAGAGGAGTCCAAACTAAACAACAGGGAAACTTTGCCTTCTTTGCATCAACGTCATCAAGAGGCCACAACTCATGCTGAATACCATGCGTCGAGCACATATGTTCGATATCATAAGCTTTCTTTATCTCCATTACAGGAAGTCCACTATGATGCATTTGCTTTCTCTAATCTTTTCGGAAAAACATCACAATGTGACTCACACTGCACAATTAAGCAACTCAGTTCGTTCTGCCATAAACACAATGCAAAAGCTAGTCTAGAGAACAACACATTAATCTGGGATGCATAGTAACCAAATTGGAAGTTACTAGGCACAACAATTTTAAAGAGGGTGCGAGACTCCTCAAAATCTAACATCAGTTTTCAAAGGTACAATCTTTAACAATGCATGGCAGCCCCCAAATTACCCCAAGTATTGGAATTTAACTAAGCAGTGAAAATCAGCTTCCAGCAATGTGAATTTAAGCTGGGAAACATCAAATGACATCAACCTATGCTTAAATACAGCAAATGGGTGGCttaaagtttcaattttgatgCATTTCCAAAGTTCATCTTGCTTACCAGACAATACCCAAATGGGTTTTCCATGGAATCGTTTTGATACATTAAAGGGAAACAAGACCGAAAACCATAAACAATGCATTTGGGTCATCAAAGATTCGAGCTTTAAGAAAAGATTCGATGCTACTAACCTGCAGAGATTGGTGATAGCTGCGCAGAATATGAGAAGAACAACCCCTGTGGCGTTAAGgtcggaggaggaagagaatATGAACTACTCTTATTGTTGTTCATCTTGTGAAAGCTGGTTAATTACATTTTGACTGGAAAATCCAAAGAAAttaatttctttcatttttgtggagtttcttatttttcttgttttttgaaGGGAAGCAAGTGAGAAAGACCAGAGGGAGAAGGTGCATGAACCTGTATTCAGTCCCCAGAGAGGGGGGGGGGCCCACCACCATATTCAATTAATGGTCTTTGtcatgtattttctttttcttactcTCTTTTCCTATTCCCTTCTTTAATTGGTTTGCTTGTTACTTGTTTCCGACTTAAGCTCACCAACaagttttgtttgtttatctttttttcttGCATAAAGAAGGTACGGTTCGTATGAATCATGAATCCCATAACTTCTTTACATCTGAATTTATGATCCCATGTGAACGGTttcaaaataaaagagatttgttttatttttgagagAATATTGAAGATATTACAACTCGAATAGGATAAAATATTCGAACTTTACTTTTAGTTATAACAATAATTATATGTTACCATACAGAGAAGCTTGTTTAAATGTATAagataatttatttaatttagtaaCCATATTCACATGAAGGTTCAGagataatttattttattttatttagtaacCATATCATCGTTGTTTAAATGCATTCAAGTTTTAGAGCCtattaaccactgcaagtggtttagtggttcttgtctagttggatgtgctccccaacctaggttcgaaccccgaagctgtcaaagtggccaggcactgtgctgcaatgcacagttggagcatttcacatgcgccgaaggggtttatcttgagcTTAggaagtcaaaaaaaaaaaattcagagccTATTCAGTTCACCACTAATGAAGGTTCAACCACCACTAGAAAGGGTGACCCAGTGCTTtggttcttcctcctccggccacctcaaGCCCCGCCACCACTTGGAttgttttcctctttttcttgttagagaggaaagatcccgagaccttttgtgattaaaacccaacacctaacgggtggttaagttgagaCAGTATttgtacaatggtgggccacgggccacacTTGTCActatttaacatggtatcagagcgggtcatTCTCTAATTGCGTCTCCAAgtaggcacgtatcatgagcccaaattggggttccttgtattgccattgaaatattccgattggattattaccaagtgtccaatgtggaccttggattgtattgaccaagtctctgatatgagacttaattaatttcactaagagacttgtgtcccaattttcaatgtgggaattagattaattaatttcacgtgcagacctagagttaggttgcacgtgagggggcgtgttggagaggaaatataccacattggaaaagtgacaaaataaaataaaacttataAGTAGGTGGATCTCActcaattgtaccgaggccttttgtgattaaaactcaacagCTAACGGATGGTTAaattgggacaatatcggtacaatggtgggccctATGGGCCACACTTGTTGCTATTTAACATTTCTTGTGGTTCCAACACCACCAACAATGCACAACAAATCGATATGGGGAGGGAGAaaacataattggaaaattttggccgaaaatctTTTGATGTAAATTCCTTGTTTCTCATTCATCTTTGGACTAGACTCCAGTTATAGAAATTATAGACAAAGTAGAGACTAGAAATTATAGACGAAGCCAACACCACCAGTTTCAGTTTTTTTTACAGTAATTGAATTTAGTACTAATTTTCCTTCAAATTTAGTGCTAATTTTGCATGCGTGGTTAATCAACGATGAGTGACACAACATCTATGAAAGGGAAAGGTACTGGTCTCCCAAGCAACAACGTTAAGATTGTGATGGTCAAACtcgaattttattttattctggTAAACTTTTATTTTGGAAGCCAATCCTTACATGTCACTTTTGTAAGTAATGGGAACTCAAAAATACATCACCACCTTAGGCCATGGCCTTACACTATTGACCAATCTATTGATTCTATTGATGAACCATGAACCATCCCTCGCTCTCTTACATCTATTCATATTACAACTACCCATGCACTAACAGTGCATGGAATACACTCCCTCTTGGTGGGACTATAACATGTAAAAAATTTAACTACGTACCGGGGTCAAAAATCCGCACTAATTAATGCGTTTAATCTAGACCTAGCTAGGCAGAAAGTAAGATTGATTGCCACAGAAGTGCGTTGAAGTTTAAGCTATAGATGCATGTGTTGTAAAAGTTGGTTTTCTCCTTTTTCCAAATAGTTCTCCAAAAGTGTAACATTCATTCTGCTTGAGCATCTTTCACTTTTGGCATTTACTTGCAGTCTTTATCCTGCAGCAACTTAGTTCTTGAGCTAGAAGTTTGCCTAAAGAGGTAAGAAGGGAAAACTTCCATCCTATACA
Coding sequences:
- the LOC112169287 gene encoding protein REVERSION-TO-ETHYLENE SENSITIVITY1 — translated: MHHSGLPVMEIKKAYDIEHMCSTHGIQHELWPLDDVDAKKAKFPCCLVWTPLPVVSWLAPFIGHVGICREDGVILDFAGSNFVNVDDFAFGAVARYLQLDRKQCCFTPNLGSHTCKHGYKHAEFGTAITWDDALQSSTRYIEHKTYNLFTCNSHSFVANFLNRICYGGSMHWNMINVAALVLLKGHWVDAMSVLKSFLPFLLVLCLGVYMVGWPFVVALFCFSSLLLLWFVLGTYCFKTLLEC